The genomic stretch aaaaaaagtttgcaCCAATAATTTATACACATGTGTTTAATTTCTAATTTATGTAGTCTCGCCGATTAATAGTCGACCGACTAAATCAGTTAATCACCAAATTTTGGTTAGTCACTACTCACGAGCCGACCGAGTAATTAATGATTATCGATTTTCTTACCATTGGTTGCAAGTGAGGTTTCAAGTGAGTTTTTTTTCAGTTGTAACTGGGGAACTAAGAAAAATACTCCAAACGTTAGATTTTCTTTGTGGTTCATGCTAGTCGTGAGTAGAATTTATGACATCATCTCACTGGAAACAAAATTAGTTCTTAATAGTCTGAGAACTATACAAGAATAATGAAACGGGGGTAATTCCATCAACGATGACTGTTTGGAGCACAAAAACTATTGCAGGCATGCCAATATATATCTGACTTGTCAGAGCTGGATGCCCGACGACCCGATTGAACAATTACCATGCATGTACCGGCTACCAGTCGTTCATCCAAGAAAGTAGAAGCGCCCATGCGGTACACGCGCACCACCAATGGTGATAGACTGATAGGCGGGCTGCCTGATTATTTTCGAACAAAGAAACCAACTTCTTTTACAGACATCACATCACATAAATTTACTGAAACGTACAAGCATCAGATCGTCACGTACAGACATCAAATCAATGGATTCGGGCACTCACGCATGCGTGCATGATCGATCATCAGGCCCTGTCGATCATAGACTGCCGCCCACGGCACCCCGGCCGTTTGATCCTCAGCTGCCTAGATCGGGTGGACAGGCTAAAAGTCACTGCAAGTTAAGGACCATACCTGGGGATGGAATAAATTCAAGTTGTGTGTACCACTGTACCTTGCGATTAGCCCTGGATGTCTCATCATGGAGGAAAGTAACAATAACCGGTCATGTGGCTCCATGCTCCATGCAtccatgcatgtacatgatagggAACTTTTAAAACTTGGACCATGTGAGCCTATTTGTGTTGAAACTTAACCATAATCGGACTTGTAagttcttatttcttattaaaaaAAGATCATGTGCATAGGCATCGAGTAGCAACTTAGTCAAACTTTTTTTCATAAAAAGTTATGACCAAGAGCAGCATGTGTAAATATCAGAAAATGGGAATGCTACGATATAAGTTGAAACTTGAACCTTGCACAAGTAAACTTAGACTTACTGTTTTCATTATTTTATTCTTTGAATGTGCTATGATAACAAAAGAACAAAGTGTATTTTGATATTTTGGCCTTGTCCAACACAATAACCTTTACAAGACGAGGGCTCAATTCTTTTCGGTTTCCCCTTGAAGCCAACCCTCAAATTTGGTCAGGCTTCCAAACTAGTTTCCCGAGCTTCTGGGAGAAGCCCCAACAAAACCGGGCCAAGGTGTTGTGCGATCTAGTGGTTGTCTCATCTCTTTATTAGTCGTATGTAAGTTTTGTGCTTACTCACCGTCCCGGATGGGAGATGTTGTATATACACATATTTAATcttttcaaaatcaaaatttGCACAATAGAGCTACTTTTGCGGAGATTAGTTTAAGTAGATACTTGTGAGAAGGAAGATTTTTTCCCTCTCCGAGACGCATAGACCTTAGAGAATCGGAAGAAGTCACAAACGTTGCAACAAAGCTTGGCTAGCTTTTGTAGAGGCAATATATGCTTGCACTGAAAAGTGTTCCCTTTgttcataaatagatgtcttagatcTAAATCTAGATATATGTAGAcactatttatggacggagggagtatataaatgAATGTAAGAAAAACAGGTGCGCAATCTGACGAATTTGGTACGAGTTCAAATATGCCGAATCCAAATAGACATATAACATTACAATCCAAATAAGACGAATTTAACACTGCTTCTCTTTTTAGGACCGCTCCCCAAAGTGAAGACCGAAATCAAGCAGCACAATTGCACAAAGGTAAACCTGAAACACAAAAGAACAGACACCACGTCAGCCTGTTCTGACACCAAACAGCAGTGGCGATAACCTGGAAACCACCGGCCGGCTTTGGTAAGAGCTCCAGAGCTCCACCAGCAGCAACGGCAAGGAAGCGGAAATGCCGGAGCCccactcctcctccttcctcattAAACTCCTGATGAAGCTTCACCTGATGGCCCTCACTGCTTTCACCCTCCACCGCTCCATGATTTCACATTTCCGGCATGGCCCCGCCCGCTACAGTCGCCGCGATCCCTCGACCGATCGCGGTGCTCCGGCGTCGGGTCGTCAGTCAATTCTGGAATTGTAAATCCCACGGCCGGGAGTATCTTGATATTTGTTTGCTGATGACCATCTTGATGTATTTTTGGTCTGACAAGCAAAGAAGCTTTCAGAGCCCTGTCATTGTTGCGATCAACAATGGTAGCGAAAGCTAGAAAGTCTGGAACGTAATTCAGGGTCGCTGTTTGATCTGCTACCGACAGACAGAGCCAAGATTTTCTACTATCTGGGAAGGAGAATTCTTTGTATACGTTTACCTAATTTCGGTAGGGAATCAGGCGGAGCCAAAGTATGGCTCGTAGCCGAATTCTTGGCACCAAATCTGTCTGTTTCAGTTGCTAATTTTCCGCGGTTTaccaacaaaagaaaaatctTACCATCTCGGTAAAACCTCGGTGCCACCGGGGTTAAAACGTGCGCTCGCCGACTAAACCCGTCGTCCTCAGGCACAGCGTAGCAATGGCCACCCTGAAACTTTGGCCTTGACCGGCCGTGGTACGCCCACCCGATTGTTTGATAATAATAATTGGGGATTAGAAAGAAGCAATCCGTCGCCATTGCTGCGCTTGCCACTGCGCATCCGCGTCAGCCCCCGCTGGGGATACACTGTGGGATTGCTACCGACTAGTATATAAAAGAGCTTCTCCTCCTCCCTTTGAGCTCTCCCTCATATACACACACCACTCGAGTGGAGTTTTATTGCGTGAGTGCGCTGTCTCTAGAAAGAGGTGAGAGAGAGAAGCAGAGCCGAGGAGACGCACCCGTTTCTCGCCTTCCACCTTCCATCAGCGGCCAATTCGGGGCTCGCCGGCGTTGCTTCCTCGCGGGTATGGCGTCCGACGACTCCTAGCCGGCATGGCGAGCCCTTCCTTGCTCGTATTGTTCCCGGCTCTTTCCGCTTGGTTTTCTTGCGCTGGGCATGGTTACCGATGAGTTCTTGGTTCTCGGGAGTTCTTTGCGCCGATGATGGCGCGAGCATTTGTTTGTTTTGATTCCTCCTGGCGATTTCAGTTTTCGTGATGATCAGCCGCAGTCTGTttgttccctcgaaaagaaaaaaaaatgaaaacgaaCACTGCAGATCGATTTGTTTACTGTTATTCCTGATTTTCTAGGCTGGATGTGTCAGGCCGGGTCGTGTTTGCATCGGGTCTCCAACTCCAGGGAACCCTCTGCTttgctcttcttctttctctcATTTTCTTTTATCTCCGCGCTGTCGGTTCTCTCCCCCATGTCCATCAGTCCATGGTGTGTTGATCCATGCCGCCACTGCTTTCTCCATCTCCCCTCCGTTTTGGTTTTGCTGTACCGTCTCGTGTTTCTGTGCCGGTGGCCCGCGCGTTTTACGTGACATTGCCCCTGTGGCGACCCTTTGTTGTGATTGCAGATGAGaagctgcgcggcggcggcggcggcgtgaccatCTTCGCTCCTCGGAGAAGAAGACAGCGGAGAGGGAGGAGGGTCCAATGGAGCAGCGCTACCGACCGGCTGGAGCCCCGTAAGATTCCCCTCAATCCCCGCCCCGTTTAACCGAAAAAAGTCCTTTCTTTTTCTTCGCTGTATCCCGCACTTCGACTTGGCCGCCGACGGCGCGCCGCCTGCCGCATTAGATCGACCGGGCCCCGAACTACCGGCGGCAATAGcgaaaggaggaggacgacggtcGACGACCGTGACGTGCCGCTCCCCCTCCCCCGCTTTATTGCCGGTGGTGAAGTGGTTGGCCGCTCTGCGTTTCGCAATCTCGCATTACGGGCAATGTTTTCTCGCCCGTCAGTTAGTTGGTTAGTTACTCCAAGCCAATGTTTTTCACCACTGGTGTTCTTCCCTCCCCCTCCTGTCGTTTTGACCCCTTGAATCCATGGACGTATCAGCTTCCTCTCTCGAGATAACCTTTCTGCTATCGCCACGCGTGACGTGTAGAGGATGCTGCCCTTGGCGTGTGCTGCCGGCAGGTAGTGATTTCAGCATCCTTGGGTCATCTCCTCCCGTGATGAATGGTAGAAGTAGAACTAAGTCGGCCTGGACTCTGAACAGTCAAAAAAAGAAGTCAGCCTGAACACTGAACTTCATTTTTGAACGAGCATTAGACATGTGAGGGGCTCATGGAAGAAGATTCCAAATTGTGCACCCTAACTGTACCGAACGGCTAATCATGCTGCGAATTCAAGTCGATCAAGGATTTGTCTGTTAGGTACAAAGTCACCTTAATTTATAGCGATCTTTCAGTTCCTGAAAGATGTGGCTGGAGAATGAAAAGTACAAGCCCACACAAGGAAAAAACTCGGAAATTTTGTCAGTGCTCGTGACCTTAGTTTCTTTGGATTTCTTTTTTGATTGGCAAACATTATTAGTGTGACTCCCTGTCTCATCCAACAATCGGGGATATACTACTGCATTTTCTCCCTTTTAAAAGGGCACACTCTGGACACTTCAATGGGGACATTAACATGTATTTTTTGTCCATAAAGTGCTCAGGCCTATCAGCATTCCACTTATTCTGATCTGCAGCACAGGATCAATGGATGATGTAACAGCACTACCTGTATATAAAACTGCTGCCTAGGCTATCCTGGCGAACTGATTATTAAGGGAAGTTAGGGGCCTGAAAGTGTTGCCTTCTACTACTAGCGTAGCAGTCGTCTCCTTGCGGTTATTTATCGGGACCTTTATGTGAGATTTGGAGTGCTGATGCTTCCTTTTGTGCCTCTACACCTTCTAGTTAAAACACGCGTGCTATCCCTGTGAGAGCTCGCCAGGTGTCCCCTACAAATCCTAGTTAACTGTCCATgatcattttttcgataaagttgAAAGGAAGATCAAAATTAAAAGGGCGAAAATGACATGTACCTATGTATTAAAAAAAGGAACATCATTACGAAGAAAATGACATGTACCTATGTATTAAAAAAGAGGAACATCATTACCTGCCTTGTTAATCAAGAACCAATCAATTGTTTTCATTCGTACGCCAAGCTCAGGAAGAATTTTATTCTGTATTTTCTTCAGTCTGAACTCTGAACTTCATTTTTGAATGACCGTTAGTGAGGTGGCTCAGTCATGGAAGAAGACTCCAATTTGTGCATCGTAACGGTACCAAACGACCAATCATGCTCTGAATTCAAGTCGATCAAAGATTTGTCAGTTAGGTACAAAGTCACCTTATTGATTAGACCAATAATTTATAGCGATTCTTTCAGCTCCTGAAAGATGTGGCATTCTATCCCTTTTAAAAGGGCACACTTTGGACACTTCAATGGGACATTAACTTGTATATTTTTGCCCATAAAGTGCCCAATCCTATCAGCATTCCACTTATTCTGATTTGTAGCACAAGCTGAAAGGATGATGTAGTGGCACTACCTGTATATAAAACTGCTGCCTAGTCTATCCTGGCGAACTGATTATTAAGGAAAATTAGGGACCTGAAAGTGTTACTTTCTACTAGTGTAGCTTTCGTATCCTTGCGGTTGTTTTGGGGAACCTTTATTTGAGATTTGGAATTCTGATGCTTCCATTTGTGCTTCTGAACTTTCTAGTTAAAACTTCCCAGGTGTGTCCTACAAATCCTAGTTAACTGCCATGGTTACGATGAGAATCCAAGTGAAAAAGGAAGAAAGGACGCATACCTATGtattaaaaaggaggaacatcaTAACCTGCCTTGTTAATAAATAACCAAACGATCATTTTCATTGGTACACCAATCAGGAAAACATATCTTCTATATTTTCTCCTGTTCTAGGCAAGAATAGTTCATTGATTTCCGAATTCTTCTGAGTTGATGTATACATGACTGAATTTATTACTGCTTTCTGCAGTGATGATACTACCAAGAGAAGGGCCACCAAAAGCAAAAGTTTCAAAGATGTTGAAAACTATGAAGTTCTTGTCCTCGAGAAGAACTGTGGTTGCAAGTTCAAATCTTTGCGGTACCTGCTTATAGCTATTATTTCTGCAACGTTTGTTACCCTCCTAACTCCGACCTTGTACGAGCGCCAACTACAATCCAGTTCTCTGTAAGTATAAATTACTGAAACAGATCTCATTGAACTATCTATGACACGTTAAAAAGAATCATAAATTCTGATGTACACTATGACTATTATCTCATGCAAGTGTATATGGTTTGCAGGTATGTCGATGTTGACTGGATATGGGACAAAACAATTTCTGATCCACGATATGTATCATCTGTTGATGTTCAGTGGGATGATGTATATTCATCACTGGAAGATCTTAAGGCTGGTAACCAAAAGCTGAAAGTTGGACTCTTGAATTTTAACAGCACTGAGTTTGGCACTTGGTCGCGGATACTCCCTGAAGGCCATgtttcaattataagactagagcATGCCAAGGAAAGCATTACTTGGCCTGCCCTATATCCTGAATGGATAGACGAGGAGGAAGATTCTGAGATACCATCATGTCCATCATTTCCAGAGCCTAATGTCCGAAAAGGTGTATTGTTTGATGTTATTGCTGTGAAACTTCCCTGTACAAGGGTGGCAGGTTGGTCAAGAGATGTCGCGAGGCTCCATTTGCAGCTCTCAGCGGCAAAATTGGCCGTGACCTCTTCAAGAGCCAACCGGAAGGTCCATGTGCTTTTTGTGACGGACTGCTTCCCGATTCCTAATCTCTTTCCATGCAAGAACCTTGTGAAACATGAAGGCAATGCTTGGTTGTATAGGCCTGATTTGAGGGCAATAAAGGAGAAGCTTAGGCTTCCTGTTGGATCGTGTGAGCTTGCCGTTCCACTTAAAGCCAAAGGTTTGTTGCTTTGTACTCAATGTTTAAGCCTATGTTTGTCATCTCAGTACACTAGTTATTTTCTAAAGCAATTCATATATGCATATCCAGTGACCTAGTAATGTTGCTCTTCGCTAGAGAAATGATACTCCGAACAATTATTTTCTGCAAAAATAGCATCTAATGTTGTCATAGACAAGTTGTACTGAAGAAATAGATATTTCTACTGATTATTAAGGTCCAGTCTCCAGTTATATATATGGAATTGGCATTGtccgttttactcgttttctgaaTAAAATTTGAATTCAGTAGATAACATATGTTCTTATGGGTGCAGCAAGACTTTACTCAGTAGATCGAAGAAGAGAAGCGTATGCAACGATACTGCATTCAGCGAGTGAATACGTATGTGGTGCTATCACAGCAGCTCAGAGCATCAGGCAAGCAGGATCAACCAGGGACTTGGTTATCCTTGTTGATGATACCATAAGTAATCATCACCGGAGAGGCTTGGAAGCTGCGGGCTGGAAGGTGAGAATAATCGAGAGAATCAGGAACCCAAAAGCTGAGCGTGATGCCTACAATGAGTGGAACTATAGCAAGTTCAGGTTATGGCAGCTGACTGACTATGACAAGATCATATTCATTGATGCTGACCTCCTCATCTTGAGGAATGTGGATTTCCTGTTTGCGATGCCAGAGATCACTGCAACTGGCAACAATGCGACCCTCTTCAACTCTGGTGTGATGGTCATCGAGCCCTCAAACTGCACGTTCCAGCTCCTGATGGAACACATAAACGAGATAACATCGTACAACGGCGGTGACCAAGGATACCTGAATGAGATATTCACATGGTGGCACCGCATTCCGAAGCAAATGAACTTCCTGAAGCACTTCTGGGAGGGTGACAGCGAGGCGATGAAGGCGAAGAAGACCCAGCTGTTTGGCGCCGACCCGCCGAGCCTCTACGTGCTCCACTACCTAGGCGTGAAGCCATGGCTGTGCTTCAGGGACTATGACTGCAACTGGAACAACCTGATGATGCGTGAGTTCGCGAGCGATGTCGCGCACGACCGGTGGTGGAAGGTGCACGACAAGATGCCTCAGAAGCTTCAGTCCTACTGCCTTCTGAGAACGAGGCAGAAGGCTGGGCTGGAATGGGACCGGAGGCAGGCCCAGAAGGCAAACGTTGAGGACGGCCATTGGCGGCGGAACATCACTGATCCTAGGCTCAAGATATGCTTCGAGAAGTTCTGCTACTGGGAGAGCATGCTGTGGCACTGGGGCGAGACAAACCGGACAAAGAGCACCCATGTGCTGTCGACACCTACTGTGAGCTTGTCAAGCTCTTGAGCTGTGTAGATAACCCGAGACATATTTATACAGAAAGCTTCATGTATAGCACCATACATGCATAGCAGCAGCTTGTATAGGTAGCTATGCTTAGGTCTTTTCCCATACAAATGTAAACCCTATGTTGCCGTCCTGGCTGCGCCTCATGTCTGGCAGCGGCGATGGTCAGCAAATATTTGGGTTGATTTAGCTAATAAGTTATTTGTGCATGTAAATTCTCTTACTGGGAACACGGAATGTTTTTTCACGACAGCAAAGACAATGGCAATGGTATATCAGGTGTGAGATTGTTCTGGTCGCTACAGATCGAAGCTTTGGCTGAAACATATTCCTCGACCTCAGCTTATCCTCTATTTAACATAGAGATGTTGAAGCTTTGACAAAATCATATTCCTGGGCATTAATTGATTActactcatccattaattaagaaaaaaaATCTGAGTTAACTACTGGAAAACCAGACAAAAACCATACAAGGATCAAGCCCACACGACCACCAACACCACACGCCCACTCTCGTCATTGGCCAAGCCTACTCTCACCGATGGAGTCATGGAGATGCCGCCAAAAAAGCCAACcacacaaacacaaagcaaaCGGTGACTCACTCCGCCGAACTAGCCGGTGGCAAGGCTTTTGCCCGAAACTCCTCtttcgccaaaaaaaaaaaaaaaaaaaaactgcagatCTGAGCATGAAGCATATGCAAGATCATTGGAGCTGAGCCTGTAACGCATCACGCCCTCCGCATAACATTAGATGTTATTACAATCAATATATGTTGTAAATGTAATAACTTCTTATATTAAAGTAGTACTTTCTTACACAAAAAAGATTAAGGCGTATCAAGAATTTTAGTACAGTGTAGAAAAATGCACATTATGCAGATAATACAGCAATGGAATTTTTTTGCCGCTTATCTTGAAAAAGAACATATTTTTATACATCGTGTGAAGTGCACTGTCAGTATTACATACATGTAGAAACACATGTTTTGACAACGTATAAATTGAATTTGTAAGAAGCATGCAACAAAGTGTGATGCTTTTTTACCATGGACAATCTGAAGAAGAAAAGATACAAAATCTACATCTCAGAATGAACACATCACCTTGTACAAGAGAGAAAAGAATGCAGGATCCTGTTAACCACCTATGAGAGCTATTTCCAGGGCTTCGGTTGCTCCTCTATAGCTGACAAAATCGCAAGATGGATATGTAGGTGCGGAAGAAAAGAAAATAGAGTATAGAGTCAGCAGTCACCCCGCCATATTTCGCCAACCTGAGAATTTAAGACATTAAGAAATGTTAGCTCAACACATAATAACAATGAACACATTCAACTGGGAAATTGGACAATAAAAATAGTAGTTTTTAACACTTAAAAGAATTTCAAACCATATTGTTACTGACGTTGTACGGTAGTATGCCAACTCAGTCGCATCAGTACAACTTAATGATCAAGCTGTGAACTCGTGGAGTAACATTTTCTGGTAGACTATAAGTTAACTTAACAAAGGATAGAATCAATAAGAGCTATTTGGTCTATTTAAATTCTTTCATTAGATTATCATGGGGTCAACTGTAACATTCTACACCATCTGCTTTGAGTAAGTATGAATTCTCTGTTCATGTGACGCATCGTAGTTGTGTACAACTACCAACATTTATGCATTACATATCAAGTTTCGAAAATTTATATCAATGCAAATGCAAGGATGGGAAAGGGGATAAACTGGACCCTACACACTGCAAGAGCATTTTTTGTATGGAAAGAATTATCTAACCGCTGACTTCATTTCATTACTAGTATTCAAAGAAATGAGACACACATTGGCGTAAAAAATGAACTCACCATTTG from Lolium rigidum isolate FL_2022 chromosome 4, APGP_CSIRO_Lrig_0.1, whole genome shotgun sequence encodes the following:
- the LOC124706462 gene encoding UDP-glucuronate:xylan alpha-glucuronosyltransferase 1-like, whose protein sequence is MEQRYRPAGAPDDTTKRRATKSKSFKDVENYEVLVLEKNCGCKFKSLRYLLIAIISATFVTLLTPTLYERQLQSSSLYVDVDWIWDKTISDPRYVSSVDVQWDDVYSSLEDLKAGNQKLKVGLLNFNSTEFGTWSRILPEGHVSIIRLEHAKESITWPALYPEWIDEEEDSEIPSCPSFPEPNVRKGVLFDVIAVKLPCTRVAGWSRDVARLHLQLSAAKLAVTSSRANRKVHVLFVTDCFPIPNLFPCKNLVKHEGNAWLYRPDLRAIKEKLRLPVGSCELAVPLKAKARLYSVDRRREAYATILHSASEYVCGAITAAQSIRQAGSTRDLVILVDDTISNHHRRGLEAAGWKVRIIERIRNPKAERDAYNEWNYSKFRLWQLTDYDKIIFIDADLLILRNVDFLFAMPEITATGNNATLFNSGVMVIEPSNCTFQLLMEHINEITSYNGGDQGYLNEIFTWWHRIPKQMNFLKHFWEGDSEAMKAKKTQLFGADPPSLYVLHYLGVKPWLCFRDYDCNWNNLMMREFASDVAHDRWWKVHDKMPQKLQSYCLLRTRQKAGLEWDRRQAQKANVEDGHWRRNITDPRLKICFEKFCYWESMLWHWGETNRTKSTHVLSTPTVSLSSS